From the genome of Camelus dromedarius isolate mCamDro1 chromosome 19, mCamDro1.pat, whole genome shotgun sequence, one region includes:
- the LOC105088655 gene encoding LOW QUALITY PROTEIN: uncharacterized protein LINC03040 (The sequence of the model RefSeq protein was modified relative to this genomic sequence to represent the inferred CDS: deleted 3 bases in 2 codons) yields MMPLTEAGALAPGGGPAGTELVRKEGVNGGVLSSQDPEAQADDLAIPTLLKARVSRRPGETSAVLKDRKRGCFSHGEQHTHTKAGQWGLVCCTSLENGGGGGRRLRLLWQESIVGGLCRPLRPHPGFRESDSAESATLHLLQYTRSLRRNYRIAGARLMRSNYPPPLSSAALSSSRTTP; encoded by the exons ATGATGCCACTCACGGAAGCAGGCGCCCTGGCCCCAGGAGGGGGCCCCGCAGGGACAGA GTTagtgaggaaggagggagtgaatGGAGGTGTCCTTTCATCACAAGACCCCGAGGCCCAAGCAGATGACTTGGCCATACCCACCCTGCTGAAAGCCAGAGTATCCAGGAGACCTGGTGAGACTTCAGCTGTCCTCAAGGACAGAAAGAGAGGGTGCTTCAGCCACGGAGAACAGCACACGCACACAAAGGCTGGACAGTGGGGTTTG GTCTGTTGCACGTCTCTagagaatgggggaggggg AGGAAGGCGCCTGCGCCTCCTGTGGCAGGAGTCCATCGTCGGCGGCCTCTGCCGCCCCCTGCGTCCCCACCCGGGCTTCCGAGAGTCTGACTCA GCCGAGTCCGCAACGCTTCACCTTCTACAATACACCCGGAGCTTGCGGAGAAATTACAGGATTGCA GGGGCACGGCTAATGCGTTCTAATTACCCACCGCCGCTCTCATCCGCGGCGCTCAGCAGTTCTAGGACAACGCCGTAA